In the Gammaproteobacteria bacterium genome, one interval contains:
- the glgA gene encoding glycogen synthase GlgA translates to MNILFAASEAHPLVKTGGLADVAGALPAALRRLGEDARLIMPAYRGVAEAAGAAAITGEMGLLTGAPPARLLRGTLPGSDVPLYLVEAAGLYDRDGGPYASAGGLEWPDNALRFALLARAAALYGQYDGVEGWRADIVHCNDWQTGLTPAYLAHAEGPVARTVMGIHNLAFQGNFPPAVLPLVDLPPSSYQVHGSEFYGNLSYLKAGIYYADRIITVSPTYAREIQTAEFGFGMEGLLAARSAVLSGILNGIDTDYWNPAADEHVPAAYDAMDLAGKDTNRRALEQYFGLETHTDTPLLGMVTRLTWQKGIDLALEALPQLLDQGARLVVVGSGEARYEERLQALASEYPGRIGVHVGYSEPLAHLVEAGADLFLMPSRFEPCGLNQMYSMRYGTPPVVRHTGGLADSVVDTTFRTLQDGTATGFVFVNASAEALQEALMRALILWRDKSSFEALCRQGMARDFSWEKSARAYLSAYVDMPAGGG, encoded by the coding sequence ATGAACATCCTGTTCGCGGCTTCGGAGGCCCACCCCTTGGTCAAGACCGGCGGGCTCGCCGACGTGGCGGGTGCCCTGCCGGCTGCCCTGCGGCGCCTGGGCGAGGACGCCCGCCTCATCATGCCCGCCTACCGCGGGGTGGCGGAGGCGGCGGGGGCGGCGGCCATCACGGGCGAGATGGGCCTGCTCACCGGCGCACCGCCCGCCCGCCTGTTGCGGGGCACCCTGCCGGGCAGCGACGTGCCCCTGTACCTGGTGGAGGCCGCCGGCCTCTACGACCGCGACGGCGGACCCTATGCCTCCGCCGGCGGGCTGGAATGGCCCGACAATGCCCTGCGTTTCGCGTTGCTGGCGCGGGCCGCCGCCCTCTACGGGCAGTACGACGGCGTGGAGGGCTGGCGAGCGGATATCGTCCATTGCAACGACTGGCAGACGGGCCTCACGCCGGCCTATCTCGCCCATGCCGAGGGCCCGGTGGCGCGCACCGTGATGGGAATCCACAACCTGGCCTTCCAGGGCAATTTCCCGCCCGCCGTGCTGCCCCTGGTGGACCTGCCGCCGTCCTCGTATCAGGTCCATGGCAGTGAGTTCTACGGCAACTTGTCCTATCTGAAGGCGGGGATCTATTACGCCGACCGCATCATCACCGTCAGCCCCACCTACGCCCGCGAGATCCAGACGGCGGAGTTCGGTTTCGGCATGGAGGGACTGTTGGCGGCCCGTAGCGCGGTGCTGTCCGGCATTCTCAACGGCATCGATACCGACTATTGGAACCCGGCGGCCGACGAACACGTCCCCGCCGCCTACGACGCCATGGACCTGGCAGGCAAGGACACCAACCGGCGCGCCCTGGAGCAGTATTTCGGCCTCGAGACCCATACCGACACGCCGTTGTTGGGGATGGTGACCCGGCTCACCTGGCAGAAGGGCATCGATCTGGCGCTGGAGGCCCTGCCGCAGCTGCTGGACCAGGGCGCGCGCCTCGTCGTGGTGGGGAGCGGCGAAGCCCGTTACGAAGAACGCCTGCAGGCGCTGGCCAGCGAATACCCGGGGCGCATCGGTGTACATGTGGGGTACAGCGAGCCCCTGGCTCATCTGGTGGAGGCCGGCGCGGATCTGTTTCTCATGCCGTCGCGCTTCGAGCCCTGCGGGCTCAACCAGATGTACAGCATGCGCTATGGCACGCCGCCGGTGGTGCGCCACACCGGCGGCCTAGCGGACTCGGTGGTGGATACCACCTTCCGCACCCTCCAGGACGGCACCGCCACCGGCTTCGTGTTCGTGAACGCCAGCGCCGAGGCCCTCCAGGAGGCGCTGATGCGGGCCTTAATCCTGTGGCGCGACAAGTCCTCCTTCGAGGCCCTGTGCCGCCAGGGCATGGCCCGCGACTTCAGTTGGGAAAAGAGCGCCCGCGCCTATCTCTCCGCCTACGTCGACATGCCGGCGGGCGGCGGATAA
- the glgB gene encoding 1,4-alpha-glucan branching protein GlgB — protein MTTFKKNLKVSDFAPDLKSVLDARHHDPAAVLGCHAKGDREEVLAYLPGATDAHLVDADGAMQRVPDTDLFYWGGARGTLPGRYRLRWTDREGQVCERHDPYCFPPQLGDLDLHLFGEGRHRHAYRFLGAHEVTVDDVAGTLFAVWAPGAARVSVVGDFNHWDGRQHAMRVRGGGGIWELFVPGLGAGTIYKFEIRNRDTGQVFLKTDPYGQFFERRPATAAVVTGAGEYGWGDGGWLEARGGRDWQHTPMSIYEVHLGSWRHGSGGAFTNYRELAISLVDHVKALGFTHIELLPVTEHPLDASWGYQTTGYYAPTSRFGEPDDFRFFVDHCHQNGIGVLMDWAPAHFPRDQFALATFDGTALYEHSDPRRGEHRDWGTLIFNYGRNEVKNFLLSSAIYWLEEFHIDGLRVDAVASMLYLDYSREDDDWVPNKYGGNENLEAIEFLRELNEATHGEHPGTLMVAEESTAWPQVTRPVWVGGLGFSMKWNMGWMHDTLEYITKDPIHRHFHHDQLTFGLLYAFTENFVLPFSHDEVVHMKGSMFEKMPGDDWQRFANLRLLYAYMWTYPGKKLLFMGSEFAQGREWRADEQLDWYLLDYPAHAGMQTLVRDLNQLYRESPALHEREFEHGGFEWVDCHDAPQSTISYLRRGGDTVQVVVLNFTPVPRQGYRIGVPVPGVYHEVLNSDSRYYGGSDVGNGGDLVAEETPWMGRPYSLNITLPPLGAVVLRPAA, from the coding sequence GTGACCACTTTCAAAAAAAATCTCAAGGTTAGCGATTTCGCCCCAGACCTCAAGTCGGTCCTGGATGCCCGCCACCACGATCCGGCCGCGGTACTCGGCTGTCATGCCAAGGGCGACCGGGAGGAGGTGCTGGCCTATCTGCCGGGGGCCACGGACGCCCACCTGGTGGATGCGGACGGGGCCATGCAGCGTGTCCCCGACACCGACCTCTTCTACTGGGGGGGGGCTCGCGGCACCCTGCCGGGCCGTTACCGGCTGCGCTGGACGGATCGGGAGGGCCAGGTATGCGAGCGCCACGATCCCTACTGTTTCCCTCCCCAACTCGGGGACCTGGACCTCCACCTCTTCGGTGAGGGCCGCCACCGTCACGCCTATCGCTTCCTGGGTGCCCACGAGGTCACGGTGGATGACGTGGCCGGCACCCTGTTCGCCGTCTGGGCCCCCGGTGCCGCGCGGGTCAGCGTGGTGGGTGACTTCAACCACTGGGATGGCCGTCAGCACGCCATGCGCGTGCGGGGCGGTGGCGGTATCTGGGAACTCTTCGTGCCCGGCCTCGGCGCCGGCACCATCTACAAGTTCGAGATCAGGAACCGCGATACCGGACAGGTGTTCCTGAAGACGGACCCCTATGGCCAGTTCTTCGAACGCCGCCCCGCCACCGCCGCCGTGGTCACCGGCGCCGGTGAGTATGGCTGGGGTGATGGCGGCTGGCTGGAGGCCCGGGGTGGTCGCGACTGGCAGCATACGCCCATGTCCATCTATGAGGTGCACCTGGGTTCCTGGCGCCACGGCAGCGGCGGCGCCTTCACCAACTACCGTGAACTGGCCATATCCCTGGTGGACCACGTCAAGGCCCTGGGTTTCACCCATATCGAATTGCTGCCGGTCACCGAGCATCCTCTGGATGCCTCCTGGGGCTATCAGACCACCGGGTACTACGCCCCCACCAGCCGCTTCGGCGAGCCCGACGATTTCCGCTTCTTCGTGGACCACTGCCACCAGAACGGAATCGGCGTGCTCATGGACTGGGCACCCGCCCACTTTCCGCGGGACCAGTTCGCCCTCGCCACCTTCGACGGCACCGCCCTCTACGAGCATTCCGATCCGCGCCGCGGCGAGCATCGGGACTGGGGCACCCTGATATTCAACTACGGGCGCAACGAGGTGAAGAATTTCCTGCTGTCCAGTGCCATCTACTGGCTGGAGGAGTTCCACATCGACGGTCTGAGAGTGGATGCGGTGGCCTCCATGCTGTACTTGGACTATTCCCGCGAGGACGACGACTGGGTGCCCAACAAGTACGGTGGTAACGAGAACCTGGAAGCCATCGAGTTCCTGAGGGAACTCAACGAGGCCACCCACGGCGAGCATCCGGGCACCCTCATGGTGGCGGAGGAGTCCACGGCCTGGCCCCAGGTGACCCGCCCGGTGTGGGTCGGCGGCCTCGGCTTTTCCATGAAATGGAACATGGGCTGGATGCACGACACCCTGGAGTACATCACCAAGGACCCCATCCACCGTCATTTTCACCACGATCAACTCACCTTCGGTCTGCTCTACGCCTTCACCGAGAACTTCGTGCTGCCCTTCTCCCACGACGAGGTGGTGCACATGAAGGGCTCCATGTTCGAGAAGATGCCGGGAGACGACTGGCAGCGTTTCGCCAACCTGCGCCTGCTTTATGCCTACATGTGGACCTATCCGGGCAAGAAGCTGCTGTTCATGGGCAGCGAGTTCGCCCAGGGCCGGGAATGGCGGGCCGACGAGCAATTGGACTGGTACCTGCTGGATTACCCCGCTCATGCTGGGATGCAGACCCTGGTGCGGGACCTCAACCAGTTGTATCGGGAATCGCCGGCCCTGCACGAGCGGGAGTTCGAGCACGGTGGCTTCGAGTGGGTGGACTGTCACGACGCCCCCCAATCCACCATCTCCTACCTGCGTCGCGGCGGCGATACCGTCCAGGTGGTGGTGCTGAACTTCACCCCCGTGCCCCGCCAGGGCTATCGCATCGGCGTGCCGGTCCCCGGCGTCTACCACGAGGTGCTGAACTCCGATTCCCGCTACTACGGCGGCAGCGACGTGGGCAACGGCGGTGACCTGGTGGCGGAGGAGACGCCGTGGATGGGACGGCCCTACTCCCTCAACATCACCCTGCCGCCGCTCGGTGCCGTGGTGCTGCGTCCGGCCGCATGA
- the glgC gene encoding glucose-1-phosphate adenylyltransferase translates to MKKPTSERFVSRITRNTLALILAGGRGSRLMHLTRWRSKPATPFGGKFRIIDFPLSNCMNSGIRRIGVLTQYKAHSLLLHIQRGWGFLRGEFGEFVELLPAQQRIESSWYQGTADAVYQNIDIIRGHDPAYVLLLAGDHIYKMDYGPMIAAHVESEADMTVGCMEVPLDQAKDFGVMTVDANGKVIDFKEKPAQPEPMPGRDDVALASMGIYVFNTVFLFEQLIRDADSPNSSHDFGKDLIPEVIRRYRVSSYPFRDVQTGALGYWRDVGTVDAFWEANLELVKVSPELNLYDEEWPIWTYQEQLPPAKFVFDDEGRRGMAVDSMVSGGCIISGALVKHSLLFSGVTVNSYASVHDSVVLPNVDVGRHCRITKTVIDRGCIIPPGTIIGEDPEADAERFYVTEGGVTLVTPDMLGQELHHVR, encoded by the coding sequence ATGAAAAAACCCACCAGCGAACGTTTCGTCAGCCGCATCACCCGCAATACTTTGGCCCTGATCCTGGCCGGTGGCCGAGGTTCGAGACTGATGCATCTCACCCGCTGGCGCTCCAAGCCGGCGACACCCTTCGGCGGCAAGTTCCGCATCATCGACTTTCCACTGTCCAATTGCATGAACTCCGGCATTCGTCGCATCGGCGTGCTGACCCAGTACAAGGCCCATTCCCTGCTGCTGCACATCCAGCGCGGCTGGGGCTTCCTGCGCGGCGAGTTCGGCGAATTCGTGGAACTCCTGCCGGCCCAGCAACGCATCGAGTCGAGCTGGTACCAGGGTACCGCCGATGCCGTGTACCAGAACATCGACATCATCCGTGGCCATGATCCGGCCTATGTGCTGCTGCTGGCCGGCGACCATATCTACAAGATGGACTACGGCCCCATGATCGCGGCCCACGTGGAGAGCGAGGCCGACATGACCGTGGGCTGCATGGAGGTCCCCCTGGACCAGGCCAAGGACTTCGGCGTCATGACCGTGGACGCCAACGGCAAGGTCATCGACTTCAAGGAGAAACCGGCACAACCGGAGCCCATGCCGGGGCGGGACGACGTGGCCCTGGCCTCCATGGGGATCTATGTGTTCAACACCGTGTTTCTGTTCGAGCAACTCATTCGGGATGCCGACTCCCCCAACTCGAGCCACGACTTCGGCAAGGACCTCATCCCCGAGGTGATCAGACGTTACCGCGTCTCCTCTTATCCTTTCAGGGATGTGCAGACCGGGGCGCTGGGCTACTGGCGTGACGTGGGCACCGTGGACGCCTTCTGGGAGGCCAACCTCGAATTGGTGAAGGTGAGCCCCGAACTCAACCTCTATGACGAGGAGTGGCCCATCTGGACCTACCAGGAGCAACTCCCCCCGGCCAAGTTCGTATTCGACGACGAAGGCCGGCGTGGCATGGCGGTGGACTCCATGGTGTCGGGCGGCTGCATCATCTCCGGCGCACTGGTGAAGCACTCCCTGCTGTTCTCGGGGGTGACGGTGAACTCCTACGCCAGCGTCCACGACTCGGTGGTGCTGCCCAACGTCGACGTCGGTCGTCACTGTCGCATCACCAAGACGGTCATCGACAGGGGCTGCATCATCCCGCCGGGCACCATCATCGGCGAGGATCCGGAGGCGGACGCCGAGCGCTTCTACGTCACCGAGGGTGGCGTCACCCTGGTGACACCCGACATGCTTGGACAGGAGTTGCACCATGTCCGTTAA
- a CDS encoding glycoside hydrolase family 57 protein gives MSVKSPAKSSAATPESSPATPLRVVLCWHMHQPHYQDLIEGSYRLPWTYLHAIKDYVDMAAHLEAVPGARAVVNFAPTLLEQIADYSHQVDGFLNDSQPIRDPLLAALDMAALPADHEHRVSLVKSCLKVNEERVINRFPVFKELVEMANWFLEYPEKHIYLSDQFLADLVVWYHIGWLAETVRRRDERVEQLTKVARNFRLRHRRLLLEIINDQLQGLIPRYRALAEAGKVELAMSPYAHPIIPLLLDLGSARQAVPDALLPEVDAYPDGEARARRHIAWGLEVFEEHFGRRPRGCWPSEGAVCDATLALLGETGFEWAASGESVLHHSLAKAPVTPDRWANQAHCRPYRLDKDGPACFFRDDGLSDLIGFTYSDWHADDAVANLIHHLQNLEAAGRGHGPRCVSIVLDGENAWEYYPENGYYFLSALYEKLAAHPDIELTTFSEALDAGAVKPGMLPGLVAGSWVYGSLSTWIGEPGKNRGWEMLVDAKNAYDKVVAAGTLDAGQLAVAEKQLAVCEGSDWFWWFGDYNPAEAVSDFEYLYRMHLANLYQLMGMSPPDYLSHSFTKGHGAPDRGGVMRPGQQDN, from the coding sequence ATGTCCGTTAAATCACCGGCTAAATCATCGGCCGCCACGCCTGAATCATCCCCCGCGACGCCGCTGCGCGTGGTGCTGTGCTGGCACATGCACCAGCCCCACTACCAGGACCTCATCGAGGGCAGCTACCGGCTGCCCTGGACCTATCTCCATGCCATCAAGGACTACGTTGACATGGCGGCCCATCTGGAGGCGGTGCCCGGTGCCCGTGCGGTGGTCAACTTCGCCCCCACCCTGCTGGAGCAGATCGCGGACTACAGTCACCAGGTCGATGGCTTTCTCAACGACTCCCAGCCCATCCGCGACCCCCTGCTCGCGGCCCTGGACATGGCGGCCCTGCCCGCGGATCACGAGCACCGGGTGAGCCTGGTGAAGTCCTGCCTGAAGGTCAACGAAGAGCGGGTCATCAACCGCTTTCCCGTATTCAAGGAACTGGTGGAGATGGCCAACTGGTTCCTGGAATATCCGGAAAAGCATATCTACCTGTCGGACCAGTTCCTCGCCGATCTGGTGGTGTGGTATCACATCGGCTGGCTGGCCGAGACGGTGCGGCGGCGGGACGAACGGGTGGAGCAGCTCACGAAGGTGGCCCGCAACTTCCGCCTCCGGCACCGGCGCCTGCTGCTGGAGATCATCAACGACCAGCTCCAGGGCCTGATTCCCCGCTACCGTGCGTTGGCCGAGGCCGGCAAGGTGGAACTGGCCATGTCGCCCTATGCCCACCCCATCATCCCTCTGCTGCTGGACCTGGGCAGCGCCCGCCAGGCGGTACCCGACGCCCTGCTGCCGGAGGTGGATGCCTACCCGGACGGCGAGGCCCGGGCCCGCCGCCACATCGCCTGGGGCCTCGAGGTCTTCGAGGAACACTTCGGACGGCGTCCCCGGGGTTGCTGGCCCTCCGAGGGAGCGGTGTGCGACGCTACCCTCGCCCTGCTCGGGGAGACGGGCTTCGAGTGGGCGGCCAGCGGCGAGAGCGTGTTACATCACTCCCTGGCCAAGGCACCCGTCACACCGGATCGCTGGGCCAACCAGGCTCACTGCCGCCCCTACCGGCTGGACAAGGATGGCCCCGCCTGCTTCTTCCGTGACGACGGCCTGTCGGATCTCATCGGCTTCACCTATTCCGACTGGCACGCCGACGACGCCGTGGCCAACCTGATCCACCACCTGCAGAACCTGGAAGCCGCCGGCCGGGGCCACGGTCCGCGCTGCGTATCCATCGTCCTCGATGGCGAAAACGCCTGGGAGTATTATCCGGAGAACGGCTATTACTTCCTCAGTGCCCTCTATGAGAAGCTGGCCGCGCACCCGGACATCGAACTCACCACTTTCAGCGAGGCCCTCGATGCCGGCGCCGTGAAACCGGGTATGCTGCCCGGCCTGGTGGCCGGCAGCTGGGTCTACGGCAGTCTCTCCACCTGGATCGGCGAACCCGGCAAGAACCGCGGCTGGGAGATGCTGGTGGACGCCAAGAACGCCTACGACAAGGTCGTGGCGGCGGGTACCCTGGATGCCGGGCAGCTGGCCGTCGCCGAGAAACAGCTCGCCGTATGCGAAGGCTCCGATTGGTTCTGGTGGTTCGGCGACTACAACCCGGCCGAAGCGGTCAGCGATTTCGAATATCTGTATCGCATGCACCTGGCCAACCTCTACCAGCTCATGGGGATGTCGCCGCCCGATTACCTGTCCCATAGCTTCACCAAGGGGCATGGCGCGCCCGACCGTGGCGGCGTCATGCGCCCCGGCCAGCAGGACAATTGA
- the malQ gene encoding 4-alpha-glucanotransferase has protein sequence MERRRGGVLLHPTSLPGDGPNGVLGPHAFRFVDMLADCGFTVWQTLPLGPVHDDLSPYACQSVHAGNADLISLQRLHEAGWLGEDLTARPGEDPRACRRRLLRAAYEAFARDDTPHHVAAFQAFVAEHQAWLEDYALFRTIRELQDQRPWWQWPAKLRDRAPAVLDAIKTRHAAALGLQRFLQYVFYQQWRELRAYGAERDVLMFGDLPLFVAEDSADVWAHRECFRLNGDGRPEVVAGVPPDYFSATGQRWGNPHYDWDHMRSTGFDWWVRRMASQLELFDIVRVDHFRGLQASWEIPADEDTAINGRWVEAPGGELLDTFQRTFHRLPLVAEDLGTITDEVDALRARFDLPGMRILQFAFGGGADNPYLPHNYVPATVAYTGTHDNDTSLGWFEALGDGERRHVLDYLGCTAEAMPGALARAALASVAHLAIVPMQDILGLGGDSRMNSPGLSHGTNWRWRFSWEQLEDGMLEHYRQLLGLYGRV, from the coding sequence ATGGAACGCCGCCGTGGCGGCGTGCTGCTCCACCCCACATCCCTGCCCGGTGACGGCCCCAACGGCGTCCTCGGCCCCCATGCCTTCCGCTTCGTGGACATGCTCGCCGACTGCGGTTTCACGGTCTGGCAGACCCTGCCCCTCGGGCCCGTCCATGACGACCTGTCGCCCTACGCCTGCCAGTCGGTCCACGCCGGCAACGCGGACCTCATCAGCCTGCAACGGCTGCACGAGGCCGGCTGGCTGGGGGAGGACCTCACCGCGAGGCCGGGGGAGGACCCCCGCGCCTGCCGCCGGCGACTGTTGCGGGCGGCCTACGAGGCCTTCGCCCGGGACGACACGCCACACCATGTGGCGGCCTTTCAGGCCTTCGTCGCCGAACACCAGGCCTGGCTCGAGGACTACGCGTTATTCAGGACCATTCGCGAACTCCAAGACCAGCGGCCGTGGTGGCAATGGCCCGCAAAGCTGCGGGACCGGGCGCCGGCGGTGCTCGACGCCATCAAGACGCGCCATGCCGCGGCCCTGGGGCTACAGCGCTTCCTGCAGTATGTCTTCTACCAGCAATGGCGGGAACTGCGGGCCTATGGGGCGGAGCGGGATGTCCTGATGTTCGGGGACCTGCCCCTGTTCGTGGCCGAGGACAGCGCCGATGTGTGGGCCCACCGGGAGTGTTTCCGCCTCAACGGCGACGGCCGCCCGGAGGTGGTGGCGGGGGTGCCGCCGGATTATTTCTCGGCCACCGGCCAGCGCTGGGGCAACCCTCACTATGACTGGGACCACATGCGCTCCACCGGCTTCGACTGGTGGGTGCGCCGCATGGCCTCCCAGCTGGAGCTTTTCGACATCGTGCGCGTGGACCATTTCCGCGGCCTTCAGGCCTCCTGGGAGATCCCGGCCGACGAGGACACCGCCATCAACGGCCGCTGGGTGGAGGCTCCCGGTGGGGAACTGCTGGACACCTTCCAGCGCACCTTCCACCGGCTGCCCCTGGTGGCCGAGGATCTCGGCACCATCACCGACGAGGTGGATGCCCTGCGGGCGCGTTTCGATCTGCCCGGCATGCGGATCCTCCAGTTCGCCTTCGGCGGTGGCGCCGACAATCCCTACCTGCCCCACAACTACGTCCCCGCCACCGTGGCCTACACCGGCACTCACGACAACGACACCTCCCTGGGCTGGTTCGAGGCGCTGGGCGATGGCGAACGCCGGCATGTGCTGGACTACCTGGGGTGCACCGCTGAGGCCATGCCGGGGGCCCTGGCCCGGGCCGCCCTCGCCTCGGTGGCCCACCTCGCCATCGTGCCCATGCAGGACATCCTGGGTCTCGGCGGCGACAGCCGTATGAACTCGCCAGGGCTGTCCCATGGCACCAACTGGCGGTGGCGCTTCTCCTGGGAGCAGCTGGAAGACGGCATGCTGGAACACTATCGTCAGCTGCTGGGGCTCTATGGTCGCGTTTAA
- a CDS encoding ROK family protein: MSKRIGMDLGGTNLRVGVVERTTVVWEHKVNVRFSERCRADDPRQATELVLREVGEALRYSLQRHPDVTALGIALPGIVDPDSGHLREAPNIPGIRDLDLAGSLSRQFHLPVMVENDALAAAWGAYQTHPERPHSLIFLGLGTGIGGGLILNGVPYRGERGFAMEVGHLRVVPQGRLCGCGARGCLERYASASGVALDYQEATGELLDSAAVARRAHLGDSHARTAFTRAGGHLGSACAGLMKVLDIPHLAVGGGLAASWALMDEAFREAVAAESMASLRDRYTLRIMNDNDHLGMLGAALLAKPLEQSKDASP, translated from the coding sequence ATGAGCAAACGGATCGGAATGGATCTTGGCGGGACCAATCTCAGGGTCGGCGTGGTGGAACGCACCACCGTGGTCTGGGAGCACAAGGTCAATGTCAGGTTCTCCGAACGCTGCCGGGCGGATGACCCCCGGCAGGCCACGGAACTCGTGCTGCGGGAGGTGGGCGAGGCCCTCCGGTATTCCCTGCAGCGACACCCGGACGTCACCGCCCTGGGCATCGCCCTGCCCGGCATCGTGGACCCCGACAGTGGTCACCTGCGGGAGGCCCCCAACATCCCCGGGATTCGGGATCTGGACCTGGCCGGCAGCCTGTCCCGGCAGTTCCACCTCCCCGTCATGGTGGAGAACGACGCCCTGGCCGCCGCCTGGGGTGCCTATCAGACCCACCCCGAGCGCCCCCACAGCCTCATCTTCCTGGGGCTCGGCACCGGCATCGGCGGCGGCCTGATCCTCAATGGCGTGCCGTACCGCGGTGAGCGTGGCTTCGCCATGGAGGTGGGCCACCTGCGGGTGGTGCCCCAGGGACGTCTGTGCGGTTGCGGGGCCCGCGGCTGCCTGGAACGCTATGCCTCCGCCAGCGGCGTGGCCCTCGACTACCAGGAGGCCACCGGCGAGCTGCTGGACAGCGCGGCGGTGGCCCGGCGCGCGCACCTTGGGGACTCCCACGCCCGGACGGCCTTCACCCGGGCGGGCGGTCATCTGGGTTCCGCCTGCGCCGGCCTCATGAAGGTGCTGGATATCCCCCACCTGGCGGTGGGTGGCGGCCTGGCGGCCTCCTGGGCCCTCATGGATGAGGCCTTTCGGGAGGCCGTCGCGGCGGAGTCCATGGCCTCCCTGCGGGACCGCTATACCCTCAGGATCATGAACGACAACGACCACTTGGGCATGCTGGGCGCCGCCCTCCTTGCCAAACCACTCGAACAATCCAAGGATGCTTCACCATGA
- the pgi gene encoding glucose-6-phosphate isomerase, giving the protein MNDQRPIDTAAWQQLDRHLETFSKTHLRELFAGDPERFTRFSTEACGLFLDYSKHRVDTETLELLRALAEERHLGAAVEAMFHGEHINNTEDRAVLHVALRAARDTRIEVNGEDVVPAVHAELERMGRFTDTVREGHWKGHSGRAIEAVVNIGIGGSDLGPAMASAALRQYGHPRLRVHFASNLDYELLGTILADLDPETTLFVVESKTFTTQETLTNALSARQWLLDHYGGDMAAVARHFVAVSTNREEVEHFGIDADHMFGFWDWVGGRYSLWSAIGLPIMIYVGREAFGEMLAGARDMDRHFRDTPWEDNLPVIMGLLGVWYINFFGAATHAVLPYDYALRLLPAYLQQLDMESNGKRVMKNGAPVAWDTGPVLWGAPGNNGQHAFYQLLHQGTRLVPADILIPTSGHWGRSDHEHKLLANALAQAEALMHGRTAEEAQAEMERAGASPERAQALAPHRTLPGNQPTSVLLYERLTPRLLGAIIALYEHKVFVQSVVWGNNAFDQWGVELGKQLAQAILPELGGEPGGGHDTSTAGLIARVRRMRGEATKDS; this is encoded by the coding sequence ATGAACGACCAACGCCCCATCGACACCGCCGCCTGGCAACAGCTGGATCGCCATTTGGAGACCTTCTCCAAGACCCATCTGCGGGAGCTGTTTGCCGGCGACCCCGAACGTTTCACGCGCTTCAGCACCGAGGCCTGCGGCCTGTTCCTCGACTATTCCAAGCATCGCGTCGATACCGAAACATTGGAACTGCTGCGGGCGCTGGCTGAAGAGCGTCACCTGGGGGCGGCGGTGGAGGCCATGTTCCACGGCGAGCATATCAACAACACCGAGGACCGGGCGGTGCTCCACGTGGCTCTGCGGGCGGCCCGGGACACCCGCATCGAGGTGAACGGCGAGGACGTCGTGCCCGCGGTACACGCCGAACTGGAACGCATGGGCCGCTTCACCGACACAGTGCGGGAGGGCCACTGGAAGGGTCACAGTGGCCGTGCCATCGAAGCGGTGGTCAACATCGGCATCGGCGGCTCGGACCTCGGCCCGGCCATGGCGAGCGCCGCCCTGCGCCAGTACGGTCATCCGCGGCTGCGTGTCCACTTCGCCTCCAACCTGGACTACGAGTTGCTGGGCACCATCCTCGCCGATCTCGACCCCGAGACCACCCTGTTCGTGGTGGAGTCCAAGACCTTCACCACCCAGGAGACCCTCACCAACGCCCTGTCGGCCCGCCAGTGGCTGCTGGACCACTACGGCGGTGACATGGCCGCAGTGGCCCGTCACTTCGTGGCGGTGTCCACCAACCGCGAGGAAGTGGAGCACTTCGGCATCGACGCCGACCACATGTTCGGCTTCTGGGACTGGGTGGGCGGACGCTACTCCCTGTGGTCGGCCATCGGCCTGCCCATCATGATCTACGTGGGCCGCGAGGCCTTCGGGGAGATGCTCGCCGGGGCCCGGGACATGGACCGCCACTTCCGCGATACCCCCTGGGAGGACAACCTGCCGGTGATCATGGGGCTGCTGGGGGTGTGGTACATCAACTTCTTCGGCGCCGCCACTCACGCCGTGCTGCCCTATGACTACGCCCTGCGGCTGCTGCCCGCCTACCTGCAGCAGTTGGACATGGAGAGCAACGGCAAACGGGTGATGAAAAACGGTGCCCCCGTGGCCTGGGACACCGGCCCCGTGTTGTGGGGCGCCCCGGGCAACAACGGCCAGCATGCGTTCTACCAGTTGCTGCATCAGGGCACCCGCCTCGTCCCCGCCGACATCCTGATTCCCACCAGCGGCCACTGGGGACGCAGCGACCACGAGCACAAGCTGCTGGCCAATGCCCTGGCCCAGGCCGAGGCCCTGATGCACGGGCGCACCGCGGAGGAGGCGCAGGCGGAGATGGAACGCGCCGGGGCGTCGCCGGAGCGCGCCCAGGCTCTCGCCCCCCACCGCACCCTGCCGGGCAACCAGCCCACCAGCGTGCTGCTCTACGAACGCCTCACGCCACGGCTGCTGGGGGCCATCATCGCCCTGTACGAGCACAAGGTGTTCGTACAGAGCGTGGTGTGGGGCAACAACGCCTTCGACCAGTGGGGCGTCGAGCTGGGCAAGCAACTGGCCCAGGCCATCCTCCCCGAGCTGGGAGGCGAGCCCGGTGGCGGTCACGACACCTCCACCGCGGGGCTCATCGCCCGCGTGCGACGCATGCGCGGGGAGGCGACAAAAGATTCCTGA